AGACATGTTTGTAAAAGGTTTGAACCAGATTCAGGGTTTCAGATCCATGACGCCGAAAGGTGCCTTCTACGCGTTCGCCAACGCAAGCTCTGTCGACGCGAGTTCCTTCGACCTTTGCCTCCGTCTGCTTGAGAAGGCAAAAGTTGCCACCGTTCCTGGTGTTTCGTTCGGTTCTAGAGGTGAGGGATACCTGAGATTCTCCTACGCCGCGCCTAGGCATCAGCTTAAGGAAGCGCTCGCTAGAATTGGTTCGCTGGGTTCCATCTAAGCGAGGGTGAGGCTTCACACCTTATTGCACTTCAAGAATGGATTGCTAGGTCCCCCGGCATAGAGAAAGCACGGCATCATGTCCCGCTATTTCGTTTCCTAATCCATCCGTCGTGTAGATTCTTATGAAACGGCGTCCATCACGGATTTCATCAGCTTCGAACTCGCCGGCCTGACAATCGGGAGTTGCACGCCAGCCTTCCTGTATTCTTCGACTCGCTCTCTGACCTCTCGGGCCGTTCCGAATGCAGTGAGGCTGCGAATTACGTCCTCAGGGATGTCCTGGGCCAGTTTCTCCTTCCCCCCGATTCTGTACGATTCTGACAGCTTCTGAATCAGGGCTTCGGTAACCACAGGTTCGCCCACCCTTATTCGAGGCCTGACCGCGAAGTCCACCTGGAGAGGATCGAACTTGCTCGCGAGCTCCCACCTGAGTGCGTTCTCTGCTTCCTTGGTGCCATCCGTAACACCCGACACTACCAAACCTGTAATAATGAAGTCGTTGAAGTTCCTCCCAGCCGCCTCGGCCGCCTGCTTTACTACAGCGAGTGCATTGCGGGCGTATTCGGGCGATGTGGTGGCATTAACGACTACACCGTCGCCAACTTCCCCCGCAATCCGAAGTCCGGTCCTGCTTGTCGATGCAAGGAGCAGAGGGATCTTAGATTTCGGTCTGATCGCCAAACCTTCCCCCTCTACCTCAATCGTTTCGCCCTTGAAGCTGACCGTCTCGTTCTCCCAGTACTTCTTTATCAGCGTCGCATGTTCCTTCAATACCTTCGCAGGGTTCTGCAGGGGGAGTCCGTGCTTGCGTGCATGGGAATCCGTGCAGGCGCCAACCGAGAGTATGACCCTCCCCCCGGAGATTTCGTTCAGAGACGTGAAGGTCTGAGCAATTACCAGAGGAGTCCTAATCCTCAGTATCTGGGTGCATCCAAATCTCATCCTACTTGTCCT
This sequence is a window from Nitrososphaerota archaeon. Protein-coding genes within it:
- a CDS encoding LLM class flavin-dependent oxidoreductase; the encoded protein is MERVGLGLGYSPELTVNDMSKWVIDAEERGFELTFFSETIMTMRDAITSLTAFSVRTSRMRFGCTQILRIRTPLVIAQTFTSLNEISGGRVILSVGACTDSHARKHGLPLQNPAKVLKEHATLIKKYWENETVSFKGETIEVEGEGLAIRPKSKIPLLLASTSRTGLRIAGEVGDGVVVNATTSPEYARNALAVVKQAAEAAGRNFNDFIITGLVVSGVTDGTKEAENALRWELASKFDPLQVDFAVRPRIRVGEPVVTEALIQKLSESYRIGGKEKLAQDIPEDVIRSLTAFGTAREVRERVEEYRKAGVQLPIVRPASSKLMKSVMDAVS